The following nucleotide sequence is from Osmia lignaria lignaria isolate PbOS001 chromosome 16, iyOsmLign1, whole genome shotgun sequence.
TAATGATAAcagaaattaattgaattagtaGGAGAAATGAAACAAACGGTATACATAATTGGttcaaatcattttttaaagaaatataactTAATGATTAGCTTTGAAGTAATTTAGGATTCTTGAGTATCCAACTTATGAGATATTTTGTCATTTTGAGTTAAGTCTGGACCCTTATCCAAGTATATCAGCTAAAATCAGAAACATAATATCttttaattgtaaatcctaACTTAATTACCAATTCATGAAATGAAATCGAATCAACATTGAACTTTGATCTCAATTAACAATCAGACAGTGTGTACGATACTTAATTGAATACAGGACTATTCCATTagtttttctaaatgaaattaaacagttaaataattatatttgtcGCCAAGTAAAATATCTACCGTGACCACAGGATCTTCGAAGTTAATTAGTCGGAACTCTGGCACGAATGTTAGAAGAAAAGCGCAATAGACAATTGCCAAAACCCATTCAGAAATGGCACTAGCAACGTGCCAACCCCAGCCACCGTCTATTGGCAGCCATTTTTTGTAATCGTTACCTGCGAAATGTAAAATCAATCATCCAATCAATATATATTGAGCCGAGTTTCAGATAAGAAAATGAACAGTCATTACCTTGAAACTCTAGCATTGAAATGTATCCAGGCACGATTGTCATAACTgttaaaattaaagttaaaattGATAAACTTGCCCGAACGTACACGACAATTTTGCTATTTACTGCTGGTACCATTTTATGACTTATATATGTCTGAAAAAAATTCAACACTGATCAGAATACCCTTATTTAAGTGCCATACTCCCTTATCTTACTTGAAGACAAAAGTAGATGGTTCCAGCTGTAAAACAGGTCATAGCACCTATCATATGAGCCGCGACGACTCGAGCTTCTTGAAAATTGGCCAAAATGTCCAATCCAAAACAAGCTAGAGCCCCGCACCAGGCCGCCACAACAACAATCCTCTTGCTAACGAGATTTTTGCCCCTTTCCGATTGCCATTGAGAAACTTGTCGATGTCTAATGTAGACGCAACAGGCGACTGAAATACACGAGTAACATTATCCTTTACGGTTCGACCGTAGCCATACCGAAAGGATTAATAAAAAGTTTATTGAAATTTACGGAGCAATGCAGCTATATTGAGAAATTGGGCGAATACACACGATTCTGGCGACAGGGTGCCCGTTTCAGATATATAAGGAAATCCTGGCACCACATGGTCCCAATGCACCGATATGGTGTATCTGAAATGTTAATTTGAAAGCTGAGTcatttattatgaaatttgaCCATGAATCTTTTTACCAAAATAAAAGTATTGTCATACGTAACGAGATGAGGTAATTTGAGATGTTTAATTCATtagtatattaatattatgaCCTTTTTAAAATGGACGAGGAAGTAAAAATAACAAAGTGCAATGTAACTGGTTTTAAGTAATAATTTCATGTTTCCAAGACAAGTTTTAATATTCAAGTATGGTATTTTGAGTGATAATTATAGTTCCTTTTCCTGCATTATGCATACAGGAAATATTTGATTGCTCTAAACTCAGAAAAAGTTACATTGCTATGACGATATAATTTCAtgtaattactaattaataatcaaaaaatCTAATTACAGGTATTTATGGGTAATTTCCGTTAGCATATGATTAGCTAATGATAGAATTTCcaagagaaataataaaatactttgTAAAAACATTCCGGGTCATTAAATCCTGTGTTCGTTTTAAAACTAGCCATATTTATAGAACAATATTTCTCGTGAAGTGTACACGACATAGTATAACGAATCGAATTGATTACGATTTACAGTGCAGTGTCGGCTATCATTATTTCCGATACCGTGGCCTTGATCAACAATAAACAGGGTAATGAACATCGACGTCGATGTTTCGATTACGGTTTCATTTTCATCGTGAAACAGTAGTCATTGTTCGAAAAGATTCTTAGCGTTAAAGTTAAAAAATGCACGAAATTTCCAGTTATCATGGCTCAAAGTTTTATCCCATTTGAAATTCATCTTCATCTCAACAGACTTACGTAATCAAAAATGTCACTGGGATTAGGATGAAAAGGCTCAGTGGTAGAACATGCAACTTTCCGTAGGGCATCCTCTACTCGCACGTTTTGGAATGCTGAAACAAGCGTTCCTCTTATCAAAAGTTATCGCGCTGTCTAGGCTTTCACTGCGGGATACAATTTAGTTGACATATTTTAGCGACAAGGCAAGAACAGAAAGGGGattaaattgtatttgaaattaGGTAGCTAGAGCGAAAGGTTTATAATAATAGGATGTGTCATATTATATTCTGATAGACATCTCAATTTGCTTgttataatgaaatttcattatttagtTGGATTAACATGCTATAATAATTTCTAGAGTCTAGTATCTAGATTAATTACCCCTTCTTTGAAAGGACCATCTATGAAACTAATtgcaaatttggaaatttgaagaagggttaaattcagtgaataattaaaatagaaattagagTTCAATGTctatattattagaaaaattaaaatttttttatgaaactGTTATCTCTTATcttgtttaaaaaatagaagaaattaatttatgaccTCATGTTCCTCAGAACAGTTCAAGGCTGTTCTGAGAATCAACGAAAGGTCGAAAGCCTGGTGTTCCGCGAACGTAAATCATCTTCGTTGTTAGCCTTTTCAAAGAAGCCTGACATCTTACCTCGAGGGTTCGATCGGGTGGCAGGAATggtttttttttacaaacaacCTGATAGAGGCTACGCCAGGGGGGCACTTCGTCATGGGGCGCCTTGAAGCAACTGTCTGTCAGAGCTCTTAACATACCTCTTGCCGTACGTAACCTGCCAATCACTGATTAACACACACAATTACGCCGTCTGCTAATTAACGCACTGTCCGATTATATTTTGAATGGAGTTTATTTCGCTCGGGCATGAagtgaaatgtttcttttttaatataactACCGTGGGTATGATTGGTAATTGGtatcagaaatttaataaaattaaataattaaaaaaaaagaaattaaagaaatgatGATGCATGTTTTAAATTTAATGCAagcagataattaaaaatagaaaagggaaggaaattttttgatagcattattaatgaaaagaaaatataataaatattttctataattattagaatttaatttttcggTCCATCATATACCCCAAATTTGATCGTGGATCCTGTTTTGGTATATCAGTTCCAAAATTTGTTCGTCGAATATCAAACCCAATGGATGTTCGGAAAATAGTATCCGTTCAAATGCAAATCACAGAATTGGTGGACGTGTGGTTTACGTCTGCGGTATGGATAGATCGTGACTAAAGCGAATTAGAATTTATCGATAAAGTGTTGCTGGTGCACAACGAACCGCGTTCGATAATTCTCGCATACCAACGCGCGTAACAAACGTTCAACCACCAGCTACCAAGAATTCGTAATTAATATCGAATTATCGGTATTACGTACACCGATGTGTTACGTAAAAGTATGATTTCCTCAGCTATCAGCTTCTGGGAAAAATGTTGTTATTTCTCTGTATTTTCACCGCTTTTGTGCGAAACATTACACCAAATTAGATAATTGTTTAATGATCCATGAAAAATTGAACTTGGCCATCGGTTAAATATTTTAGGATGCGAGGGAAAAAAGGTAGTAACAACGAGATACTTGGTAAAATCACATTTTTGTATTAACAACGTTACAATATTACAATATAGGCAGTTTTGTTCAGTGTTGCTATGTTCCATGTAATAAACGTTAGTTCGCAACTTATTGTTCTTTGTATTGCACAAGCAACACGATCGACTAGCAGCCTTGTGTTATCGCTAATGATAACGATAATataatctaaaaattatttcaaacacaATTAAGTTCTGTGTTTAAACTTTTCATTATTCAATACTTTTGATCttcaatcaaagaaaattattttaatcatatccaattgcaaaaaaaaaaatataaatttcttcgaGTATAAAACAGAACTCTATTGCAATGAATTCGGAGTACCTTATTTAATCTACTTCACGATAGCACACGTATGTGTACGCTTATTATCGCGTATATAgttatgtgtgtatatataagTGTATGTGCGTGTATGTACATGACATGCGTATGTATAATTCTAATATAAATAGTTTGATAAATAAATAGTATCGTTATCTCTTTGCTTTTGTACCGTTCGCGACTCGCTCGAtcagaaaaagagaaacactGCTCCAAGAAAAactctcgaaatatctcgaacgacGGTACAAAGATATACTCTCGTTTCTGGCTACATAATTCTATCGTTACACTATCATTACCACTTAATCGCTTTTCGATTGGACTAGTTTCAAATACCTTCAGCTAGCATTGCCTACGTGTAAGCATCAGCCTTTAAACAAATCCCTTTCAAAGAAGTCTTCTAGGACATGATTTTTACATCAACATGAATTAAACGATCCatacttttttcaaaatttttattataaaaattttgctGCAGTCTCAATTTTAGTTCTTGAAGTTTTCattacttttcttaatttcaaaGGTGTAAAGTCTATTTTCCTTTGGGGTTAATTTTCTTACCTTTAAGGAGTGATATATAccaatatttttattctattattttctgtaaactctaaaaattgtatttagatCAGTGAATAAGGGTTCATGGTATTTTTTTGTATGGTCAGACACAGTTCCTTGATTATGTTAACGAAGGATCGTTCAATTCGTGCATCTACGCGTGGCAGTGATCTAGCACGAAGCTTAAACAAATACGTCGACGCGAGTCGAGGTTATCTCCATTGTGGACGGAACGTTTCCGTGGTTCCTCTCGTCGAAAGCCGACGTTATTGTCCTTAATTGCACCGCGAGCAATCGCACCGCTGGTCCAAACCAGCGTGTCACTGTTCGTTAAAATATCGCTAATACGATCCTTAATCTTAAGTATCTTAAACGAAAAGAGGAACAAACCAAACGATCGAAGGCAGAGCGAATAAAATTAGTCCCTCCAATAGCTCTCTCTTAAATCctgcataatattttttggttttGTACTATTGCAATCAATTCGTTGTTCTGACAACCAGGTTCAATCTGTATAAAAATTCAGGTCAGGTATTCAGGATTTTCGAACGATTTCAAGTTatgcaaaaaaaaattgaagcatAAAGCTTCAGTctaaaatttacataatttaaacATAAGCGAAATTGCAATTTCTTTACATACATACGGTGCAGatttgatgaaaaattaaatcgaaGGGGAAGCTACTTTTGAGGTCTCAAGATAATAGAATAGCAAAGtggatttctttttaaaaattcagctgcACCAAATATCGCAACGATCCTTTGATCGAGCTACGTGCTTCCTTCGTCTATTACTGTGATCACCCTATTGTTAGGAGGCACATTAGTCCCATGCCATTTCTGCTTGGAATCAGTTTCCTCGTTCGCCGATTGAAGCGTAGCAGGTCGTTCGATAGCTGGTTGGCCACCCTTCGATCGCGCAATGGACCATCTTCGTCCACGACGATCCATGATGATCGGCATCTCCGCGATCAAATTGTTCTCGAATTCAGAGAGCATCAGATAGTTCTCGACTTTGTTGCACGAGGTTATACAGTCGCCGATATAATCGAGATCCTCGAGCATGTTGTCAGGGAGATCCATATCTGCGATACCCTCCTCGGAGATGCATGTCAGCTCTGGCTTATCTGGTTGAAGAGCGTCCATCATCTCACctgaaattcaattcaatttttatatcatttcttGCATATTTTGCTGTTTAATGATTCGTCTGTTATATCAGCATTCTTTAATTCAACTCCATTTGATTagtattcattaaaatttgagaGCTAGTGATTTTGATCATAAAAGTATACCTGGAGTTGGTGATATCTCGGTGCCGAGAACAAGGGCTGCTGCTGCAGCTCCAGCAGCAGCCACATGTGGACCATCGTTTTCCGGTTCCTGACTAAACGATAGCTTCCGGCGTTGTGGACAACTGTCCGAGACGCAGAGGTGCTTGGTCCCGTTCGACCTGGTGTGCTTGTGCCTGGACAAATTCCTTCTGTGTAGATCTATGAAGAAAAGGGTGAAACCACCCACCAGAACGCAGGTCGAGCTGAAATAGTAACCAGCTTTCCCACCGCAACCAACGTTCATGTACCCTATAAAAATGACAATTCAGTTGAGTCCTTCGTTAAATTTCTGCGGATAATCGTTGTTCATTTACCGGAAATTGGAACCCCGATCGCTATGGGTATAGCTTGGGAACATTGTACGAAACCCCACGTTCTGGCGAAGTTTCTTGCTCTCACCCTTTCGTAGGTGTACATTTTTAGGCTGTAGTGGTAGCCACCGCAGAAGATCCCTGTGGAATGAatcaaaagaaattaaattattttgggGGATTGCACATAGCTCAGGAATTTCACTCTTTGTCTAAGTAGGACGTTAGGGTCTTTACAAGGGTACGATTTTTTTCCAAGAAAAATTGTTGTACCGTAAATCCAAGCGAACATGACGTATCCATGATAATTTCCTTGCACGGCGGTGAGGGCCAGGATACACAGTCCGCATACAAACACCGCGGCTTGCGTAAGATACTGACGTGCTATCCTGCATTCGACGCTGCGATGCACGACTAAAAGACCAAAGGCCACGCAGCCGAGGGTCCAGGCCAGGCCGAGATAAGCCTGAAGTAGAACTACGGTGTCACCGAGGCCTTCTTCCTCGGCCTGGTGCGCCTGAGACGAAATAAAAGGGTTAAGATCACTTGGACagtaaatttaaccctttgctctGAAAGCTTTTTTTcgacaattttaattataacctTACCAAGTAAAATATTGGAGTGTTGATCCCAAAGGCAGATATCCCAGTCGATATCAGTAGTATTCTTACAGTTTTACTCTTCAGGGTACTAAAGTCGAAGAACGGTGGTCTGTCGTCCGTCTTGTTCTTATCCTTAATCTTGCGCTTTTGATTTTTCAAATGCAAAATTGCTCGACGTTGGGGATGATAGAGGGACGCGCTTCTATAAAAGGTACCTAAGATGAAAGTAAGAAAAACTACCCCCGTTACTGCTTGAAGACCCAAACGCCATCCAATTTtgctgaaattgaaatattcatttcCTTGATGATTATTCCATAAAAATAATAGCAAAGTGATTGGAAATTGTACGATTACCTGATCATTCCTTTTATAAAAGCAGACATAACAGCGATACCAAGGCCACTTCCGGATACGATGAAAATTTCGACCAACTCTCTTCTTCTCTTAAAATATTGCGCCACCATAAGGGTGCTGCAATCCCTCGTCATGCCGACCCCTATGCctacgtaaaataattaatGTGAAAGCATAAGCTTCTCGTTACCCTAATCTTTATTGTCCTCTTAAAATGattgtttgtttaaaaaatcgTTTGaaaggatttctcttagggtgGAAATGACACAGGGGAAAGTTGCAAAAGTTGAATCGTAATTACTCCTGAAGATAAATGATCCAAAGATTTATGATTGTGtaactttttatatctttcgTTATTTGGAGACATATGGGAGAAATCATATGGTTTATTGGTTTTTTTTTCAGTGACTCACCCACAACGGTGCCATAGCTGAAGAACAACTGGTGAAATTGCGAGGCGAAAGAAGTGAAGAGGCAACCGAGTGCTGTAACGAGGCCACCCAACACTGCGGTAAGTCTTGTGCTTTTTCTCCGACAAAACGCTATTGTCACTGGCGAAACTAGTAGAGCTACTCCCGTCGACATTGCTCCCAGCCATCCTGCAAAGGAAACAACATTTTGCATGCTTAAATATATTTGTGTTTGCTCATATTTTCTATAGATAAAAAGGGGATGAATTGCGTATAAAAATTTGACCCCTGTTATCAATTTCGTCCATCATATTTTGTTCAATTTCAttgtttttattctttctcttacaagatatatcaagcttATCTGATTATGCTTATATTTCGTCCTTTTTTTAAAGTTTCTTATAACACAGCTATCTTGATGCATTCGTAATCTGAGAAGATATTTTCTCGAGCTGTGCCTGCAAAAATCTTTTGCATAGCATTTAATTTCCTagcttctcttttatttttcatatatttaatatatttcttataaattttgtCAAAGAGCTTATATAGAAATCTTGAAAGATCTTGATTTACATCTTTGTTGTTTCCGCACAGATTGCAATCCCTGCAATGGCGCATAAAGAtaggaaatagaaataaaaatgaaatagaacaGAAATGGGAAGTTGAAGGAATCAACATATTCTGTAAATAAATTTCCTCCAATTTCCACGATACGGAAATCCAAAGCGAAATAAAATCTACATAATTTCACGAGCAAACCATCGCATTATTCAGATTCTCTAGCGCTTCGTTCTCATCAGTTTGATATAGAATTTATGCGTTTCGTATGCCGTTCGATCCGATTCAGTCGTATTTCAAACTAGTGGTTTGCAATCATAATAAACGCTTCAGGTTCTCGAGGTACCCTTCAATTAGAGCCGAATTGCGGCACCCGATATATCAAAGGTAATTCATGCTAGTCACTGTTTCCATGACGATATTCACGGCCCATTTTGACGTCGGATCACCGTTAAAAGATCCGAATGATAAATTGATTCCACTTGGAGATCATTGACGTAGCTAGGATTTTTGTCGAAGAGGTCAGGTAGCTCAGTTTTATTAAAAGGATCAAGCATTTAGCGTTGCTCATCACGTtcgttgataattattttaagaaaaaatgtTTCTCCGCTGTTGTAAAAGTAATGACGTAGCTTAGAAACGTATCAAAACTTTTGCAATCACCTAATACCTTACCTGGACTTTCCTTCAACCACGACCGATCAATCTTCTTAAGACGCCTATTAATATAAGCAGACTAACTAAACAGAAGTTGACTCTGGATCCAGGTTAAAACCGTTTTAATTACAGTCGCGACGTGTAGGTTAAGCGACCAGCGACTCTCGATTTGCCTcagtcgtttaattaattttcatcgtttcTCTGCAATCTGAATCGCGGATGTCGAGTGGATCATCGATCAACCGGTTGGGTAATGTTTTCTAACAACTCCTTTTTACGAATGGTAACAATTTGGTGCTCGCGCAATTAATTTTACGTTCTTTTATCCactcaaaataaaattaatgttagGCTTCTGAAATGATCACTTTTCAAAGTATAATTCGTAGATGATTAAAGCTACGGATAATTAGTTTTGCTATGCTATTAGTACCTATGATAGTCGTTAAATTTTACTTAACTCGTGAAGTATAATCGGTGAAGTTCACCAGTAAGATTTATTACGATTCAGAAGAAAATAGAATCTGTCAGTAGAAGGATCTGTATCTCGATTGATAGATACGTGTGACAGAAACTAATCAACGTTTCGCAAGAAACAACCAGTAGATAAGAATTTATTGATCACTTGCCCAAATGATTCTCTCTACGTGTTGGTTACATAGGCAGTTAGTTATCCGGGTGACAAAAAGGGATGGTTATTAATCTCACAGGAACAGTTGAAACACGGTAGACCCACGTGTTAAATGTTCCACGTTCGTCGGAAATAACTCATTCCTCGGGCATACTTGGTCTCATTTAAGATCACGCTTTTGCTTTTTTCTtaattcttcgttttcttcgttTACCGGATACATCTTCCACCCACAATGTCTTTTTTGGGATTTTGACAATGTTACCCATTAACACAGACTAATTTAGAAAAGTATGAAAaaagattattttcatttaaaattttcaaatcttttggaattttattaaaaaaattagtggctataattctctttttttattttgccacTGATAAAATTTCAAAGGGAAGAAGATACAATTTTTCATAGAAATAGACTTTGGACAGAAACTATCTATGCAACAAATAGAGGTGAGAAGATCTATCTAGAGCTtgtaaatttcaagaaaaacgcCAAGGGtggaacaccgtggccatttcgTATCGCTTCTTTTTCCATGGCTCCTTGCCACCCTTGTCATCGGTCAGGATCAGAATTCTTTATCAAAAATCTCGAGGGCGTCTAGCTATCGTTTCCATCCTTAAATCTCGGTTTCTTTTGAAGTCAAAAGGCGAACGAGAGGGAAAGTGAATTGAGGAGGGACCAGGTCAGTGACCCGCAGGATGGTAATCTCATTTTCATGGTGATTTTATCCTGCCTTTCAGAATCTCGTAAGACTTCCAGCCGAGTATAATCGAACACCCACGAAGTAGCAATTTATTCTTTGAAACTTTGCACCTTCCTTCGATAAGAATGGGAGTTCGATAATGGTTTTGTGAAACACCATAGATTAAACTTCAGCCAACTGCTCTGGTGGTCATCATTTgtattggaaatttaatttgatcaaataattcagtaatgaaaatgaataattttattgtaaGTCAAAGATAAAGTTTCTCGTTTAATGTTAGATTTATCTTTGCTTCAACTCTTCAAAACTTCAATTCCAAACAATCCTGGTTTTATCACAGACTATTAAACGAGATGAAACTTGGGAAGCAACTTTTCATTCTTCTCGGAAGGAACATTATTCGCTTTTCTTATACCACTTTAAAGATCCTTTGAATTCTTCAGAAGTAAATTCCTGAGACTCGTTGTTTCTAAACAACAATGACCACAAACGGAAAACAAAGTGGAAGAAAAGTGGAGCTCGTTAACATCCAGAGAAACTATGAAAGGATCTCGAGGATAGAGGGTGCAGCGAGGTGAGAAATGAAGGGAAAAAAGAATAAGCGAAACTGGGAAAAATCGTTTTTACGAGCACCACAATAACGCTGTTGCGCCATCAGTTTTCGGGGTTCttagtaaataataataatgaatcggTCCGAGCACTTAACCTAATAGCTTTTGATTCAGTGGAACGTTTCAGAATGGTTATAGTTATCGTCTTGCGAGCTGAGACCGTGGACGATTGTTTCTTTCATCTTTGCTACATGAAATATTCAAACGTTATATTACTCCGGAGCTACTTCCTGTTGCTAGAGTCTGTCGGGAGCTGAATTTTATGATTTTCTTCGTATTTGTTGTACTTGGTATTCGGGAATAATTCCAGAGATAAGATAAGATAACGCGATAAGAAAATTTTGTTTGGAAAGAAATATATTGCttcgattttaataaaatttttattataaatttgtaaattttaattaaaatttggtcCTTAATGGATTGAACGAAAAATATTAGGGGTTGTCTTATTATTATTAGGTtgacaaaataaataatttcaagttggaattaaaaaatagaatcatcAATCCTCATCAGTCGTACCTACGTTGCAAATAGGTTGGCGATATCGTTTCGATCCTTCCAACAGCAGCCAGGCTCCCACAGCCCCGTGTATTCCCGTGGAAAGAATTTGCACCATAACGCCAGTTACCACGACCACCCACCCCCAACCACTTTCCGGGTAGTAATGTTGTCTTATGGTACATTTTGCCACGTATCTACGGCACGTAAAAAACAGCTACAATACAAAAACTGACGACAGTCTTCAGTTTACGATCGCTGTTCACGGTACCGTAATGTTTCGTGCATTTCATTAAACTTAATGCTTTTTTAAGTACCGTAGTAAAAAATTTCTGACACGTGCAAATTACAGTCAGAAATATCGCTttgtaataatacaaaatttataatgttcaaggaatttcaaattacttttgtaattaatacaaaattgcAGTGATTCAAAGAtgtaaaatttttagaattgtaaaaaaatattaggTTTTCATGAACATAGGTCGACAGTTTTTAATTGCAAGCTGTTTCAAACGATCAAACCTAGGATCCTTATTTTCGTCTTCTTCGATTTCCTTTGGTTCCGGTTCTTGCAGACAAACGATTCCCTCGCACTCTCCAGAGAACGAGGGTTCGCCTAGTTCGCCGGAAGTTGCAACCCCGCTATCGTCGCAAGGGGGACTGTGAATGACATCCCTTTCGTTGCACTCTCGAGTCTTCATCCCTCGATAATCCACTCGTGCATtccaattatcttttatttctcATTACGAACACCTTTTGATTATCTTTAATCACTGTCGCTGTCGTCATTTATTTTTGTACAAAAATATGGTTAAAAATTCCAGTTAACTTTCTGATTGAATATGGTAATCTTTCTTTATTGTATTATACAACACCCTTTAGTATCTCGTTTCCTACatccaaagtttcataaaatacACAGGTTTCGAGATAAACTTGAGTTTTTTTATATGCGAGGGCAGATGGGGATGACGATAAGGAAGGAAGGGTCGTATTTGCTATTCGAAAAGTATATtcaacagaaatattttttgctTGATAGATTTTTTATTCCTACAATTCTGATATCAGACCCAGACCCAGAAATATTCTAGTTTTTGATTTTTGGA
It contains:
- the LOC117600955 gene encoding uncharacterized protein LOC117600955 isoform X2 produces the protein MAASRVDSEIGEDHTIIRRSSIRSERRSSASTVIANESQSKCLNDKDDKVDRVIVVEDRYKSMGHDRSSKNKSLFGRDKTDEHQRTIESADQRKSSEEIEDRKSSQEEEYKPRLIRKRVNVDDPAIQIKKHGITESKKKTGNNEASISSRVIYKLVGSGEHRGDTTVKGDQREASPRNHVNLIVDRVDGSPEGSGTSRTEVARKLSDSQPVVKRRDERIASKDSPREPVRKGRKQRKCENCGEPHLPYVEGHPYQHKYPGYSDSDAVEYAEIRVKNGANAKGVEFKQETPVASLLYRSKSLPRLSMHDSGVACSGNEQIHVAVAPHSSKQWVADLKQLHTLKQHYYPEGGWGWIVVFAGVLVQVLSHGIHGSNGVFLQQVANKFGPHAYLESGWLGAMSTGVALLVSPVTIAFCRRKSTRLTAVLGGLVTALGCLFTSFASQFHQLFFSYGTVVGIGVGMTRDCSTLMVAQYFKRRRELVEIFIVSGSGLGIAVMSAFIKGMISKIGWRLGLQAVTGVVFLTFILGTFYRSASLYHPQRRAILHLKNQKRKIKDKNKTDDRPPFFDFSTLKSKTVRILLISTGISAFGINTPIFYLAHQAEEEGLGDTVVLLQAYLGLAWTLGCVAFGLLVVHRSVECRIARQYLTQAAVFVCGLCILALTAVQGNYHGYVMFAWIYGIFCGGYHYSLKMYTYERVRARNFARTWGFVQCSQAIPIAIGVPISGYMNVGCGGKAGYYFSSTCVLVGGFTLFFIDLHRRNLSRHKHTRSNGTKHLCVSDSCPQRRKLSFSQEPENDGPHVAAAGAAAAALVLGTEISPTPGEMMDALQPDKPELTCISEEGIADMDLPDNMLEDLDYIGDCITSCNKVENYLMLSEFENNLIAEMPIIMDRRGRRWSIARSKGGQPAIERPATLQSANEETDSKQKWHGTNVPPNNRVITVIDEGST
- the LOC117600963 gene encoding DNA damage-regulated autophagy modulator protein 1-like isoform X1 — encoded protein: MPYGKLHVLPLSLFILIPVTFLITYTISVHWDHVVPGFPYISETGTLSPESCVFAQFLNIAALLLACCVYIRHRQVSQWQSERGKNLVSKRIVVVAAWCGALACFGLDILANFQEARVVAAHMIGAMTCFTAGTIYFCLQTYISHKMVPAVNSKIVVYVRASLSILTLILTVMTIVPGYISMLEFQGNDYKKWLPIDGGWGWHVASAISEWVLAIVYCAFLLTFVPEFRLINFEDPVVTLIYLDKGPDLTQNDKISHKLDTQES
- the LOC117600955 gene encoding uncharacterized protein LOC117600955 isoform X1; the protein is MTVRKEEPKSMRHSSSWPDWAPQTVKVRVDPLSRAFTIIPTIRETLHPLLATGNTGWIDEIVLLDHGDPSSVRTKRRFANETKVTQRNTELGETFELRPLVPNVMNQNFIKTNDNHESNKGESKLPGPDKMVNDQIEEDPSKKNESNLKIFDEEQGCGSKNERTDTNQMDSKLKSVEKIQMQEDFKKDNEDPLPFETIVKIEPPKRHQNVFEEKEATGLSYQSTPKRSTTPYIEIVDYDYITASSAAENMQHACPKCTSEGLLQQRVDPFRSPVSSKKNNVARGGRCQGKPETFRKYSTTEAKMRSSWRRIGASGLIGARNKEREKYGRKRNGNPLCRPMSDARKEATLRRHYYPEGGWGYVIVTCSALVHFLGIGLQLAAPGSWHLTAELKFHQPALHSAGWLGAMSTGVALLVSPVTIAFCRRKSTRLTAVLGGLVTALGCLFTSFASQFHQLFFSYGTVVGIGVGMTRDCSTLMVAQYFKRRRELVEIFIVSGSGLGIAVMSAFIKGMISKIGWRLGLQAVTGVVFLTFILGTFYRSASLYHPQRRAILHLKNQKRKIKDKNKTDDRPPFFDFSTLKSKTVRILLISTGISAFGINTPIFYLAHQAEEEGLGDTVVLLQAYLGLAWTLGCVAFGLLVVHRSVECRIARQYLTQAAVFVCGLCILALTAVQGNYHGYVMFAWIYGIFCGGYHYSLKMYTYERVRARNFARTWGFVQCSQAIPIAIGVPISGYMNVGCGGKAGYYFSSTCVLVGGFTLFFIDLHRRNLSRHKHTRSNGTKHLCVSDSCPQRRKLSFSQEPENDGPHVAAAGAAAAALVLGTEISPTPGEMMDALQPDKPELTCISEEGIADMDLPDNMLEDLDYIGDCITSCNKVENYLMLSEFENNLIAEMPIIMDRRGRRWSIARSKGGQPAIERPATLQSANEETDSKQKWHGTNVPPNNRVITVIDEGST
- the LOC117600963 gene encoding DNA damage-regulated autophagy modulator protein 1-like isoform X2 — translated: MWCQDFLIYLKRAPCRQNLACCVYIRHRQVSQWQSERGKNLVSKRIVVVAAWCGALACFGLDILANFQEARVVAAHMIGAMTCFTAGTIYFCLQTYISHKMVPAVNSKIVVYVRASLSILTLILTVMTIVPGYISMLEFQGNDYKKWLPIDGGWGWHVASAISEWVLAIVYCAFLLTFVPEFRLINFEDPVVTLIYLDKGPDLTQNDKISHKLDTQES